A stretch of the Notamacropus eugenii isolate mMacEug1 chromosome 2, mMacEug1.pri_v2, whole genome shotgun sequence genome encodes the following:
- the LOC140523572 gene encoding olfactory receptor 2V1-like: protein MESLLNHSALGDFILLGIFSHNQTDLVLFSAVLVVFTVALAGNILLLFLIYCDAQLHTPMYFFLSHLSLMDLTLICTIVPKMADNFIRERKSISFFGCGLQIAFFVSLVGSEGLLLGLMAYDRYVAISHPLRYNVLMSQRVCLQIVGSSWAFGSLDGLIQVVAAMNFTYCGSREVNHFFCEVLALLKLACADTSLYDILGYFCCIFMLFFPFSIIVASYAKILRAVINMNSTQAHQKALTTCSSHLAAVSLFYGAAMFIYLRPKRYRAPAHDKIVSLFYTVLTPMLNPLIYSLRNREVMRALRKRLSHWVTGCHK from the coding sequence ATGGAGTCATTGTTGAACCATTCAGCTTTAGGTGATTTCATCCTCTTGGGCATCTTTTCACACAATCAAACTGATCTTGTTCTTTTCTCTGCTGTCCTGGTGGTCTTCACAGTGGCCTTGGCTGGGAAtatcctccttctcttcctgatCTATTGTGATGCCCAGCTCCATactcccatgtactttttccttagCCATCTCTCCCTAATGGATCTCACCCTGATCTGTACCATTGTACCCAAGATGGCTGACAATTTTATTCGTGAGAGAAAGTCCATTTCTTTCTTCGGATGTGGGCTGCAGATTGCCTTCTTTGTTAGCCTAGTTGGCTCTGAAGGCCTTCTACTGGGCCTGATGGCTTATGATCGCTATGTGGCCATCAGCCACCCTCTACGTTACAATGTCCTTATGAGCCAACGAGTCTGCCTTCAGATTGTTGGTAGTTCTTGGGCCTTTGGAAGCCTAGATGGGTTAATCCAGGTAGTGGCAGCCATGAATTTCACCTACTGTGGTTCTCGAGAAGTGAATCACTTTTTCTGTGAGGTGCTAGCTTTGTTGAAGCTGGCTTGTGCTGACACATCTCTCTACGACATCCTAGGTTATTTTTGCTGTATCTTCAtgctcttcttccctttctccataaTTGTGGCTTCCTATGCTAAAATCCTCAGAGCTGTGATCAACATGAATTCTACCCAGGCACATCAAAAAGCTCTGACCACCTGTTCATCTCATCTGGCAGCTGTCTCTCTCTTTTATGGGGCAGCCATGTTCATCTACCTGAGGCCCAAGCGCTATCGTGCTCCTGCTCATGACAAGATAGTCTCCCTCTTCTACACAGTCCTCACACCCATGCTCAATCCCTTGATTTACAGTCTGAGAAAccgtgaggtgatgagggcattGAGGAAGAGGCTGAGCCATTGGGTTACTGGCTGCCATAAATAA